From one Nocardioides sp. Kera G14 genomic stretch:
- a CDS encoding LCP family protein has product MTEVEDRADAAPRDPRVAVRPTSRTGRGKRRARTRRRHTVAKVLLSTLVVLALISAMSVAYFYRHLNGNLNRIDVTDDILSARPTKPADVGPKGPINILVMGTDTRDCDGCNIDGLNGEGGSDTTILLHLSADRKSAYGVSIPRDSLVDRPACKDKDDKSVIHPAATQQMWNAAYAIGGEACTIAQFEQNTHIKVDHFVSVNFGSFKNMVDAVGGVEVCVPEDIHSEEYGIFIKKGTRKISGKAALAYVRVRHGIGDGSDIGRVKRQQAFIGAMVSQVLSADTLANPIKVTRFLDAATKSLTLDMDITQLAKLALQFKGVGSSGIRFITIPWEPPSWDPNRVVWKPEAAEVWRKLLHDKQLPADLTTDAISVNHLPGQSASPTPTPSESPSTSPSESPSSSPSESSSATSSPSPSPTLEANGRTAEENKALENAGLCT; this is encoded by the coding sequence GTGACCGAGGTGGAGGATCGCGCTGACGCTGCGCCGCGCGACCCGCGCGTCGCGGTGCGACCGACCTCGCGCACCGGGCGGGGCAAGCGCCGGGCCAGGACCCGCCGGCGGCACACCGTCGCCAAGGTGCTGCTCTCCACGCTGGTGGTGCTCGCCCTCATCTCCGCCATGTCGGTGGCCTACTTCTACCGCCACCTCAACGGCAACCTGAACCGCATCGACGTCACTGACGACATCCTCAGTGCACGCCCGACGAAGCCGGCGGACGTCGGCCCGAAGGGCCCGATCAACATCCTCGTGATGGGCACCGACACCCGCGACTGCGACGGCTGCAACATCGACGGGCTCAACGGCGAGGGAGGCTCGGACACGACGATCCTGTTGCACCTGTCGGCCGACCGGAAGTCGGCGTACGGCGTCTCCATCCCGCGCGACTCGCTCGTCGACCGGCCCGCGTGCAAGGACAAGGACGACAAGTCCGTCATCCACCCGGCCGCGACGCAGCAGATGTGGAACGCGGCCTACGCGATCGGCGGAGAGGCCTGCACGATCGCCCAGTTCGAGCAGAACACCCACATCAAGGTCGACCACTTCGTGTCGGTCAACTTCGGCAGCTTCAAGAACATGGTCGACGCGGTGGGCGGCGTCGAGGTCTGCGTCCCGGAGGACATCCACTCCGAGGAGTACGGCATCTTCATCAAGAAGGGGACGCGCAAGATCTCCGGCAAGGCGGCGCTGGCCTACGTACGCGTCCGCCACGGCATCGGGGACGGCTCCGACATCGGCCGCGTGAAGCGCCAACAGGCCTTCATCGGGGCGATGGTCAGCCAGGTCCTCTCCGCGGACACGCTGGCGAATCCCATCAAGGTGACGCGCTTCCTCGACGCGGCGACCAAGTCCCTCACCCTCGACATGGACATCACACAGCTCGCGAAGCTGGCGCTGCAGTTCAAGGGTGTCGGCAGCAGTGGCATCCGGTTCATCACCATCCCGTGGGAGCCCCCGTCGTGGGATCCGAACCGCGTCGTCTGGAAGCCGGAGGCCGCGGAGGTGTGGCGCAAGCTGCTCCACGACAAGCAGCTTCCCGCCGACCTGACGACTGACGCGATCAGCGTCAACCACCTTCCCGGACAGAGCGCAAGCCCCACGCCGACGCCGTCGGAGTCGCCCTCCACGTCGCCCTCGGAGAGCCCGTCCAGCAGCCCGTCGGAGAGTAGCTCCGCGACGTCGAGCCCTTCTCCGTCGCCGACGCTCGAGGCCAACGGCCGCACGGCGGAGGAGAACAAGGCGCTCGAGAACGCCGGTCTCTGCACATGA
- a CDS encoding MscL family protein → MNGFKKFLLQGDLVSLAVAFVIGGAFATVVKAMVTVIMDLVGKAGGTPDFSSYHPGGVHVGALITALIAFVVLAAIVYFAIVAPYTKAKERFFPEPEPGATELDVLNEIRDLLAAKNV, encoded by the coding sequence ATGAATGGCTTCAAGAAGTTCCTGCTGCAGGGCGACCTGGTGTCGCTGGCCGTCGCCTTCGTCATCGGCGGTGCCTTCGCGACGGTCGTCAAGGCCATGGTGACGGTCATCATGGACCTGGTCGGCAAGGCCGGCGGTACGCCTGACTTCTCGTCCTACCACCCGGGTGGCGTCCACGTCGGGGCGCTGATCACCGCGCTCATCGCGTTCGTCGTCCTGGCGGCGATCGTGTACTTCGCCATCGTGGCGCCCTACACGAAGGCCAAGGAGCGCTTCTTCCCCGAGCCGGAGCCGGGCGCCACCGAGCTCGACGTGCTCAACGAGATCCGCGACCTGCTGGCCGCCAAGAACGTCTGA
- a CDS encoding FmdB family zinc ribbon protein: MPTYQYACTECGHAFEQVQSFSEASLTECPQCSGRLRKLYNAVGVVFKGSGFYRNDSRSSSADSGSSNGSGSSDKAGASTTPAPSAGAGAAASSSSTTSSSSSD, encoded by the coding sequence GTGCCGACCTACCAGTACGCCTGCACCGAGTGTGGCCACGCATTCGAGCAGGTGCAGAGCTTCTCCGAGGCCTCACTCACCGAGTGCCCGCAGTGCTCGGGCCGGCTGCGCAAGCTCTACAACGCCGTCGGCGTCGTCTTCAAGGGCAGCGGCTTCTACCGCAACGACTCACGCAGCTCCTCAGCCGACTCCGGAAGCTCGAACGGCTCGGGCAGCTCCGACAAGGCCGGCGCAAGCACGACGCCCGCCCCCAGCGCGGGAGCGGGCGCGGCAGCGTCCTCGTCATCGACGACCTCGTCGTCGTCGAGCGACTGA
- a CDS encoding 5-formyltetrahydrofolate cyclo-ligase has product MSKWEPSAGKTALRDQLLTSRNRHSLVQIGRSARDLSSVAMAHPVVRRAATVAAYVSIGSEPGTGHLLDALLLAGKRVILPVLLPDNDLEWAVHTGRLVPARRGLLEPDGPLLGPEAVVGADLVLVPGLAVSRTGERLGRGGGSYDRALARVTPGTDVWIVLYPEEVGVDVPTEVHDRPVTGALTPSGITLFS; this is encoded by the coding sequence GTGAGCAAGTGGGAACCGAGCGCTGGAAAAACGGCGTTACGTGACCAGTTACTCACCTCCCGCAACCGCCACTCCCTCGTGCAGATCGGCCGATCCGCGCGCGACCTGAGCAGTGTGGCGATGGCGCATCCGGTCGTACGCCGGGCCGCGACCGTGGCCGCCTACGTCTCCATCGGCTCCGAGCCGGGCACCGGTCACCTGCTCGACGCCCTGCTGCTCGCCGGCAAGCGCGTGATCCTTCCGGTGCTGCTGCCGGACAACGACCTCGAGTGGGCGGTCCACACCGGGCGACTGGTCCCCGCTCGCCGCGGGCTGCTCGAGCCGGACGGTCCGCTGCTCGGCCCCGAGGCGGTCGTGGGCGCCGACCTCGTCCTCGTTCCCGGCCTGGCCGTCTCGAGGACCGGCGAGCGACTCGGTCGCGGTGGCGGCTCCTACGACCGGGCGCTCGCCCGCGTGACGCCTGGGACCGACGTGTGGATCGTGCTCTATCCGGAGGAGGTCGGGGTCGACGTACCGACCGAGGTGCACGACCGGCCCGTGACCGGCGCGCTCACGCCCTCGGGAATCACGCTCTTCTCCTGA
- a CDS encoding UTP--glucose-1-phosphate uridylyltransferase: protein MGSAGLQQATAKMREAGVDKVAIETFAHYYRLLEHGETGMIPESSIEPLDMPALADVEVDDAAAVDALRATVVIKLNGGLGTSMGMDRAKSLLCVRKGLSFLDVTARQILHLRQAHQAPLPILFMNSFRTTGDTLAALARYTELPVEGLPLEFLQNMEPKLLESDLTPVEWPKDPTQEWCPPGHGDLYTALRGTGLLDQLIDEGFRYVFVSNSDNLGATPDPKVAGWFAGSGAPFAIEAVKRTPSDRKGGHFARRKSDGRIVLRETAQTLPEDRSALANLDKHRFMSTNNLWFDLVAMRDTLDARGGILGLPLIRNVKNVDPADPKSPKVVQIETAMGAAIEVFEGATLIEVGRNRFVPVKTTNDLLVLRSDVYDMGADFVLDQTVEEIPYIDLDDNYYKLVSEFEKRFPDGTPSLKKANALKVKGDFTFGRGVQVIGEVELSGAGAQRVDPDSVLSSGA, encoded by the coding sequence ATGGGTAGCGCAGGGCTGCAGCAGGCCACCGCCAAGATGCGGGAGGCGGGCGTGGACAAGGTCGCGATTGAGACCTTTGCCCACTATTACCGCCTGTTGGAGCACGGTGAGACCGGGATGATTCCGGAATCGTCCATTGAGCCCCTCGACATGCCGGCCTTGGCCGATGTCGAGGTCGATGACGCAGCCGCGGTCGACGCGCTGCGTGCCACGGTGGTGATCAAGCTCAACGGTGGTCTAGGGACCTCGATGGGCATGGACCGCGCCAAGTCGCTGCTCTGTGTGCGCAAGGGCCTCTCCTTCCTGGACGTGACCGCACGGCAGATCCTGCACCTGCGCCAAGCCCACCAGGCGCCCCTGCCGATCCTCTTCATGAACTCCTTCCGCACCACCGGCGACACCCTCGCCGCGCTGGCGCGGTACACCGAGCTGCCCGTGGAGGGCCTGCCGCTGGAGTTCCTGCAGAACATGGAGCCCAAGCTCCTGGAGTCCGACCTCACGCCGGTGGAGTGGCCCAAGGACCCGACCCAGGAGTGGTGTCCGCCCGGTCACGGTGACCTCTACACCGCCCTGCGGGGCACCGGCCTGCTCGACCAGCTCATCGACGAGGGCTTCCGTTACGTCTTCGTCTCCAACTCCGACAACCTCGGTGCCACCCCGGACCCCAAGGTCGCGGGCTGGTTCGCCGGCAGCGGCGCCCCGTTCGCGATCGAGGCCGTCAAGCGCACCCCGAGCGACCGCAAGGGCGGTCACTTCGCCCGCCGGAAGTCCGACGGCCGGATCGTGCTGCGCGAGACCGCGCAGACGCTGCCCGAGGACCGCTCCGCGCTGGCCAACCTGGACAAGCACCGCTTCATGTCCACCAACAACCTCTGGTTCGACCTCGTCGCGATGCGGGACACCCTCGACGCCCGCGGCGGGATCCTCGGCCTGCCGCTCATCCGCAACGTGAAGAACGTCGACCCCGCCGACCCCAAGAGCCCGAAGGTCGTGCAGATCGAGACCGCCATGGGTGCCGCGATCGAGGTCTTCGAGGGCGCCACCCTGATCGAGGTCGGCCGCAACCGGTTCGTCCCGGTCAAGACCACCAACGACCTCCTCGTGCTCCGCTCCGACGTCTACGACATGGGCGCCGACTTCGTCCTGGACCAGACCGTGGAGGAGATCCCCTACATCGACCTCGACGACAACTACTACAAGCTCGTCTCCGAGTTCGAGAAGCGGTTCCCCGACGGCACCCCCTCGCTGAAGAAGGCCAACGCCCTCAAGGTCAAGGGCGACTTCACCTTCGGACGCGGCGTCCAGGTCATCGGCGAGGTCGAGCTCAGCGGCGCCGGCGCACAACGGGTCGACCCCGACTCGGTACTGTCGTCTGGTGCCTGA
- the glp gene encoding gephyrin-like molybdotransferase Glp: protein MPDTSPLSVEEYRDKVLADLTPLAAYPMPLLETLGLAAATDVTALVSLPGFDNSSMDGYAVAWRDVATASEGSPVVLPVVGENAAGAATLLALPPRAAGKIMTGAPLPVGADTVVPYEWTDRGVASVTITQAPSGQGQHVRREGDDVRRDDLILSAGTILGPRQLGLLAATGHASVPARPRPRVVVLSTGSELREPGRPLGPDSIHDSNSFLLAAAAKAAGAIAYRVGIVPDEPDAFLEALDDQLVRADLVVTSGGVSAGDYDVVKEALAPRGVWFGPVAMQPGKPQGFGYVGADREDPVPVFALPGNPVSAYVSFQLFVRPALRRLMGVYPEAPTTATARLTEPVSSMPGRRQFLRGVLGSDAADGPGRTVSVAGGAASHLLGDLAVATCLIVIPEEVTALPEGAEVEVLAFDD from the coding sequence GTGCCTGACACCTCCCCGCTCTCGGTCGAGGAGTACCGCGACAAGGTCCTGGCCGACCTGACCCCGCTCGCGGCCTATCCGATGCCGCTGCTCGAGACCCTGGGTCTCGCGGCCGCGACGGACGTGACCGCGCTCGTCTCGCTGCCCGGCTTCGACAACTCCTCGATGGACGGATACGCCGTGGCATGGCGCGACGTCGCCACTGCCTCGGAGGGGTCGCCCGTCGTGCTACCCGTGGTCGGCGAGAACGCCGCGGGTGCCGCCACGCTCCTCGCACTCCCGCCCAGGGCCGCCGGCAAGATCATGACCGGGGCGCCGCTGCCGGTCGGTGCAGACACCGTCGTGCCCTACGAGTGGACCGATCGAGGTGTCGCCTCGGTGACGATCACCCAGGCCCCGTCGGGACAGGGTCAGCACGTGCGGCGTGAGGGTGACGACGTACGCCGGGACGACCTGATCCTCTCCGCCGGCACGATCCTGGGGCCGCGCCAGCTCGGGCTCCTCGCGGCGACCGGCCATGCGTCGGTGCCCGCCCGTCCGCGGCCGCGTGTGGTCGTGCTCTCGACGGGCAGCGAGCTGCGTGAGCCGGGCAGGCCGCTGGGCCCTGACTCGATCCACGACTCGAACTCGTTCCTCCTCGCGGCTGCGGCCAAGGCGGCCGGTGCGATCGCCTACCGCGTCGGGATCGTCCCCGACGAGCCCGACGCCTTCCTCGAGGCGCTCGACGACCAGCTGGTGCGGGCGGATCTCGTGGTCACGTCCGGCGGGGTGTCGGCAGGTGACTACGACGTCGTCAAGGAGGCGCTCGCGCCCCGCGGCGTCTGGTTCGGCCCGGTCGCCATGCAGCCCGGCAAGCCCCAGGGGTTCGGGTACGTCGGCGCCGACCGCGAGGACCCCGTGCCCGTCTTCGCGCTGCCCGGCAATCCCGTCTCCGCCTACGTCTCCTTCCAGCTCTTCGTCCGCCCCGCGCTGCGGCGGCTGATGGGCGTCTACCCCGAGGCGCCGACCACGGCGACCGCGCGGCTCACCGAGCCGGTCAGTTCGATGCCGGGGCGTCGTCAGTTCCTGCGCGGCGTGCTCGGCAGTGACGCCGCAGACGGCCCTGGCCGGACCGTCTCGGTCGCCGGCGGCGCGGCCTCCCACCTCCTCGGTGACCTTGCCGTCGCCACCTGCCTGATCGTGATCCCCGAAGAGGTGACCGCACTGCCCGAGGGCGCCGAGGTGGAGGTGCTGGCCTTCGATGACTGA
- the moaC gene encoding cyclic pyranopterin monophosphate synthase MoaC: protein MTDTPNGPSVTPERGLTHLDETGAARMVDVTAKDVTDRSAVATGRVLVSAEVVALLRGEGVPKGDALGVARIAGIMGAKRTPELVPLCHPLAISGVSVDMKVLDDAVAITATVRTTDRTGVEMEALTAVSVAALTVVDMVKAVDKGAVITDIRVESKTGGKSGSWQR, encoded by the coding sequence ATGACTGACACGCCGAATGGGCCCTCGGTCACGCCCGAAAGGGGCCTTACGCACCTTGACGAGACCGGCGCCGCCCGAATGGTGGACGTGACGGCGAAGGACGTCACCGATCGGAGCGCCGTGGCCACCGGACGGGTGCTCGTGTCGGCCGAGGTCGTGGCACTCCTCCGCGGCGAGGGCGTGCCCAAGGGTGATGCCCTCGGGGTCGCCCGGATCGCCGGCATCATGGGCGCCAAGCGCACCCCCGAGCTGGTCCCGCTCTGCCACCCGCTCGCGATCAGCGGAGTCAGCGTCGACATGAAGGTGCTCGACGACGCCGTCGCGATCACCGCGACCGTCCGCACCACCGATCGGACGGGCGTCGAGATGGAGGCGCTCACCGCCGTCTCCGTCGCCGCGCTCACCGTCGTCGACATGGTGAAGGCGGTCGACAAGGGCGCGGTCATCACCGACATCCGGGTCGAGTCCAAGACGGGCGGCAAGAGCGGCTCATGGCAGCGCTGA
- a CDS encoding molybdenum cofactor biosynthesis protein B: MAALKAGVVVASNRAAAGIYEDVTGPLIVDFLAGMGFSVSPAAVVPDGQPVGQAISTYVMQGARLVLTTGGTGLTPTDETPEVTRPLLDREVPGIAEAIRAAGIAKGVPSAMLSRGVAGTIGDCLVVNLPGSRGGVSDALETLRPVLEHALAQILGSDH; the protein is encoded by the coding sequence ATGGCAGCGCTGAAGGCCGGAGTCGTCGTCGCGTCCAACCGCGCGGCCGCCGGGATCTATGAGGACGTCACCGGTCCGCTGATCGTCGACTTCCTTGCAGGGATGGGCTTCTCGGTGTCACCGGCCGCCGTCGTGCCGGACGGTCAGCCGGTGGGACAGGCGATCTCGACGTACGTCATGCAGGGTGCGCGGCTCGTCCTCACCACGGGTGGCACCGGCCTGACGCCGACCGACGAGACACCCGAGGTCACCCGACCGTTGCTCGACCGCGAGGTGCCCGGCATCGCCGAGGCGATCCGTGCCGCAGGCATCGCGAAGGGCGTGCCGAGCGCGATGCTGTCGCGGGGCGTGGCCGGCACGATCGGTGACTGTCTGGTCGTGAACCTTCCCGGGTCGCGCGGGGGAGTGAGCGACGCGCTCGAGACCCTGCGTCCGGTGCTCGAGCATGCCCTCGCCCAGATCCTCGGCAGCGACCACTGA
- a CDS encoding GNAT family N-acetyltransferase translates to MTTPKLWPATLHSGEVAVRPLAMRDGMAWATARRRSAAWLAPWDATVPPGGDARPATFAALVRRQRRAARRGTTLPFAVDVDGRFAGQVTVSNIVRGSAMFASVGYWIDVSFAGRGVMPRAVALVIDHCFAAGLHRIEVSIRPENANSLRIVEKLEIGQVGYSPRYLHIDGEWRDHMNFAITREEWPPGGLIGRVESHQSH, encoded by the coding sequence ATGACCACCCCCAAGCTCTGGCCTGCGACCCTGCACTCAGGCGAGGTCGCCGTCCGGCCGCTGGCGATGCGCGACGGCATGGCGTGGGCGACCGCGCGCCGTCGTAGCGCCGCCTGGCTCGCGCCCTGGGATGCGACCGTCCCGCCCGGCGGCGACGCGCGTCCTGCCACCTTCGCCGCCCTCGTACGCCGACAGCGCAGGGCTGCACGCCGCGGCACCACCCTGCCCTTCGCCGTCGACGTCGACGGCCGCTTCGCCGGTCAGGTGACGGTCTCCAACATCGTGCGCGGCTCGGCGATGTTCGCCTCGGTCGGTTACTGGATCGACGTCTCCTTCGCCGGACGCGGTGTGATGCCACGCGCGGTGGCGCTCGTGATCGACCACTGCTTCGCGGCCGGGCTGCACCGGATCGAGGTGTCGATCCGACCCGAGAACGCCAACTCGCTGCGCATCGTGGAGAAGCTCGAGATCGGGCAGGTCGGCTACTCGCCGCGCTACCTGCACATCGACGGCGAGTGGCGGGACCACATGAACTTCGCCATCACGCGCGAGGAATGGCCGCCGGGTGGCCTCATCGGGCGTGTCGAGTCACACCAGTCACACTGA
- the fdh gene encoding formate dehydrogenase gives MAAWSPLEWPVFRQAKSGDRFGRGPAVQSAHTRKIVPRTATADRVVQSVCPFCAVGCGQRVYVKDEKVIQIEGDPDSPISRGRLCPKGSASEQLVNAPGRITEVLYRRPHATEWERLDLETATDMIADRFIESRRNGWQERDEKDRLLRRTMAIASLGGATLDNEENYLIKKLFTAAGAIQIENQARIUHSATVPGLGASFGRGGATQPLQDMANADCIVLQGGNMAEAHPVGFQWVAEAKARGAKVIHVDPRFTRTGAVADKHIPIRAGSDVVLLGALINHVITNDLWFKEYVVAYTNAATLINGEFRDTEDLHGLFSGYDPETGQYDLSTWAYDHPDTEGPGTGPLGGDAESGKSRADRAAGDAYGSGGPALQGREVLRDETLQHPRTVFQILKRHFSRYTPEMVQDLCGISAEDFDYLARAVTENSGRERTTCFGYATGWTQHTFGAQFIRTASILQLLLGNMGRPGGGVMALRGHASIQGSTDIPTLFNLLPGYLPMPKAGAHDTLAEYIAAIGSSNVKGFWANSDAYTVSLLKAWWGDAATAENDWAYDYLPRLTGAHGTYQTVLGMLADEVEGYFVLGQNPAVGSANGRMQRLGMAHLKWLVVRDFSMIESATWWKEGPEIDSGELRTEDIGTEVFFMPAATHVEKAGSFTQTQRLVQWRHQALAPPGECQSELEFFYRLGQRIREKLAGSTDERDRPLLDLTWDYPLDEHGEPDPVSVVAEINGWNLTGPDAGKAVSAYTELKADGTTASGCWLYAGIYADGVNQSANRAPGGGPGPIAADWGWAWPANRRLLYNRASADPDGKPWSERKRFLWWDEEQGRWVGDDVPDFPVDLAPHTRPPAGVGGPEGLAGDDPFIMQADGKGWLFAPKGLVDGPLPTHYEPHESPVKNSLYPQQQSPNRMIIAREDNFGAPSAGEAGVTVYPYVFTTYRLTEHHTAGGMSRWLPYLSELQPEMFCEISPQLAEERGLENGGWATLISPRAAIEARVLVTDRMRTLTINGRDVQQIGLPYHWGVGSHAVVSGDAANDLLGVFLDPNTQIQESKVASCDIIAGRRPTGQALLDLVREYQERAGITVETDNQRLTRPDLDEPRRT, from the coding sequence ATGGCCGCCTGGAGTCCTCTCGAGTGGCCCGTCTTCCGCCAGGCGAAGTCGGGTGACCGCTTCGGGCGCGGCCCCGCCGTCCAGTCGGCGCACACCAGGAAGATCGTTCCGCGCACCGCCACTGCCGACCGTGTCGTACAGAGCGTGTGTCCCTTCTGTGCGGTGGGCTGCGGCCAGCGGGTCTACGTCAAGGACGAGAAGGTCATCCAGATCGAGGGCGACCCGGACTCGCCCATCTCGCGTGGCCGACTGTGCCCCAAGGGGTCGGCCAGCGAGCAACTGGTCAACGCCCCGGGCCGCATCACCGAGGTCCTCTACCGTCGGCCGCACGCCACCGAGTGGGAGCGCCTCGACCTCGAGACCGCCACCGACATGATCGCCGACCGCTTCATCGAGAGCCGCCGCAACGGTTGGCAGGAGCGCGACGAGAAGGACCGGCTGCTGCGGCGCACGATGGCCATCGCCTCACTCGGCGGAGCCACGCTCGACAACGAAGAGAACTACCTGATCAAGAAGCTCTTCACCGCGGCCGGCGCGATCCAGATCGAGAACCAGGCTCGTATTTGACACTCCGCCACGGTTCCCGGTCTGGGAGCCTCCTTCGGACGCGGTGGTGCCACACAGCCGTTGCAGGACATGGCCAACGCTGACTGCATCGTGCTGCAGGGCGGGAACATGGCCGAGGCACACCCGGTGGGCTTCCAGTGGGTGGCGGAGGCCAAGGCGCGCGGTGCCAAGGTCATCCACGTCGACCCGCGCTTCACCCGAACGGGTGCCGTCGCCGACAAGCACATCCCGATCCGGGCCGGCTCCGACGTCGTCCTCCTGGGTGCGCTGATCAACCACGTGATCACGAACGACCTCTGGTTCAAGGAGTACGTCGTCGCCTACACCAACGCCGCGACGCTGATCAACGGGGAGTTCCGCGACACCGAGGACCTGCACGGCCTCTTCTCGGGCTACGACCCGGAGACGGGGCAGTACGACCTCAGTACGTGGGCGTACGACCACCCCGACACCGAGGGCCCGGGCACGGGGCCGCTGGGCGGGGACGCCGAGTCCGGCAAGAGCAGGGCCGACCGCGCGGCCGGCGACGCGTACGGCAGCGGTGGTCCCGCGCTCCAGGGCCGAGAGGTCCTGCGCGACGAGACCCTTCAGCATCCCCGCACCGTCTTCCAGATCCTGAAGCGACACTTCTCGCGCTACACGCCGGAGATGGTCCAGGACCTGTGTGGGATCAGTGCCGAGGACTTCGACTACCTCGCCCGGGCGGTCACCGAGAACTCAGGACGCGAGCGCACCACCTGCTTCGGCTACGCCACCGGCTGGACGCAGCACACGTTCGGGGCGCAGTTCATCCGCACGGCGTCGATCCTGCAGCTGCTGCTGGGCAACATGGGTCGCCCCGGTGGCGGGGTCATGGCGCTGCGCGGCCACGCCAGCATCCAGGGCTCCACCGACATCCCGACGTTGTTCAATCTGCTGCCCGGCTACCTGCCGATGCCCAAGGCCGGCGCGCACGACACGCTGGCGGAGTACATCGCGGCGATCGGGTCGAGCAACGTGAAGGGCTTCTGGGCCAACTCCGACGCCTACACGGTGAGTCTGCTCAAGGCATGGTGGGGAGACGCTGCCACGGCGGAGAACGACTGGGCCTACGACTATCTGCCCCGGCTGACCGGCGCGCACGGCACCTACCAGACCGTGCTCGGCATGCTGGCCGACGAGGTGGAGGGGTACTTCGTCCTCGGACAGAACCCTGCGGTGGGCTCGGCCAACGGGCGGATGCAGCGCCTGGGCATGGCCCACCTGAAGTGGCTCGTGGTGCGTGACTTCAGCATGATCGAGTCGGCCACTTGGTGGAAGGAGGGCCCCGAGATCGACTCCGGCGAGCTCCGCACGGAGGACATCGGGACCGAGGTCTTCTTCATGCCCGCCGCGACGCATGTGGAGAAGGCCGGCTCCTTCACTCAGACCCAGCGACTCGTGCAGTGGCGTCATCAGGCGCTCGCCCCGCCGGGGGAGTGCCAGAGCGAGCTCGAGTTCTTCTACCGGCTCGGCCAGCGCATCCGGGAGAAGCTGGCGGGCTCCACCGACGAACGTGACCGGCCCCTGCTCGACCTGACCTGGGACTATCCCCTGGACGAGCACGGCGAGCCTGATCCCGTCTCCGTCGTCGCGGAGATCAACGGCTGGAACCTCACCGGGCCGGACGCCGGCAAGGCCGTCTCCGCCTACACCGAGCTCAAGGCCGACGGCACCACGGCCAGCGGCTGCTGGCTCTACGCCGGCATCTACGCCGACGGGGTCAACCAGTCCGCGAACCGCGCCCCCGGCGGGGGACCCGGACCGATCGCCGCCGACTGGGGCTGGGCCTGGCCCGCCAACCGGCGACTGCTCTACAACCGTGCCTCGGCGGACCCGGACGGCAAGCCCTGGAGCGAGCGCAAGAGGTTCCTCTGGTGGGACGAGGAGCAGGGGCGCTGGGTCGGCGACGACGTACCGGATTTCCCGGTCGACCTCGCGCCGCACACCCGGCCGCCCGCCGGGGTCGGTGGCCCCGAGGGGCTGGCAGGCGACGACCCGTTCATCATGCAGGCCGACGGCAAGGGCTGGCTCTTCGCGCCGAAGGGCCTGGTCGACGGGCCGCTGCCCACGCACTACGAGCCGCACGAGTCCCCGGTGAAGAACTCGCTCTATCCGCAGCAGCAGAGCCCGAACCGGATGATCATCGCCCGTGAGGACAACTTCGGCGCCCCGAGTGCCGGGGAGGCCGGGGTGACGGTGTACCCCTACGTCTTCACCACCTACCGGCTCACCGAGCACCACACCGCGGGCGGCATGAGCCGGTGGCTCCCCTACCTCTCGGAGCTGCAGCCGGAGATGTTCTGCGAGATCTCGCCACAGCTCGCCGAGGAGCGGGGCCTGGAGAACGGCGGATGGGCGACGCTGATCTCGCCTCGGGCCGCGATCGAGGCCCGAGTCTTGGTGACGGACCGGATGCGTACGCTGACGATCAACGGACGCGACGTCCAGCAGATCGGGTTGCCCTATCACTGGGGCGTCGGCTCGCACGCCGTCGTCAGCGGCGACGCGGCCAACGATCTGCTCGGCGTCTTCCTCGACCCCAATACCCAGATCCAGGAGTCCAAGGTGGCCTCCTGCGACATCATCGCCGGCCGTCGACCCACGGGGCAGGCACTGCTCGACCTGGTGCGCGAGTACCAGGAACGCGCGGGCATCACGGTGGAGACCGACAACCAGCGCCTCACCCGGCCCGACCTCGACGAACCCCGGAGGACCTGA